Below is a genomic region from Triticum dicoccoides isolate Atlit2015 ecotype Zavitan chromosome 5A, WEW_v2.0, whole genome shotgun sequence.
AACACAATTCTCAAGCGACCAAGCAGTAACGCACCACATTAAACATGGTCACTGAATATGAATATGTGGAGTTGACGATCAAGTGCAGGTCCAGGTAGTGGGTGTTCCTCGTATGGCATTGCTGTCCTCACCGGGCAACGGCCTGCTCCTTTTTGCCTCACAAAGCAGGAATGCGCCCTGTCACTAACTGTGATCAATCTTGGTTGCACTTGCACTAACCAAAAGAAGAACATATATAATCATGCACGTCATAGCATAGTCCTTGTGGAGGGTAGGGCAGGGAGCAAATCCGATGGAAGCGGTCAACCAGCTTTCCCTGGTTAACTAATAGTGGGTCTGGCACTTATCCACATCGATCTCCCTTCCCAGTCTTAGCTGCTAACTGAAGTCAGAACCTATGTGTGCAGTGCAGGCACGCCGGTCTCTCACGGGCTCACGCAAGGCTAGAACGGGTAATTAGCTAGCTAGCAACGCGTAATGGAAGCTAGCCGGAACGATGGGAGCATGCATGTGATCGATGCGCGAGAAGATAGTACCAAAACAATCCATGCAGTTGGATTGCCATGGATTACATGCAACTGTCCCAATAGCGAAAGGGGAATTATGGGTAGGTCAGTGTCAACCTCTTTCAGGAACCAACTTCTTGCAAGTGGTGAAGATCCAAGCACTCATACACAGACAGGGTCAGCGTCTGGTCAATTTCTGGCCTGATCCCATTCAGTTGTAAGTTGTAACACTAGCTTCCTTCAGGGAAGGCAGTAGTGGATTGACTGCTCAAGTGAAAGATGCCCAAATTATCTACTGACCCATGGTACATTGCAcggttagtttttttttttttagTCAATTACACCACCGGTGCTTGAACTTGGCGCGAAAAGTCACTTTAGTGCTAAAACTTGTTGTGTACATTGAACCGGTGCAACAACTTGGCTTAGGCGTGCAAAGACGGTGCAAATTGTTGCTGAATACGTCCACGGGGCTGACTAGGCATGACATCGTGGCATGGGGCCCGTTGTCAGCAACTCAAATTCGGAGACAAGGGCGTGTTGCCCGNNNNNNNNNNNNNNNNNNNNNNNNNNNNNNNNNNNNNNNNNNNNNNNNNNNNNNNNNNNNNNNNNNNNNNNNNNNNNNNNNNNNNNNNNNNNNNNNNNNNNNNNNNNNNNNNNNNNNNNNNNGTTCTCAGCTTCCTACATATATATGAGAAATAAAATCGTTAAATGTACGGGGCATGGGCAACTAGCCACTACAGCCTTGGGAATTTGTTGTCTCATCTGAATACAAATATTTTATGTTAGTATCGTTAAACAATGTAAATTGAGATTTTCTATACGAGTTAAAAAAGATGATAGGGAGGGAATCCAACTAGCGACCACAAAAAGACCTGCAGTCGAACCTGCCACTCCAACCAAAGACAATTGTTGCCTCCAAACAACAAGTATAATccctcctttcctttttttttgcgGATATAATCCCTcattttctaaatataagtctttttagagatttcaattaaGACTATATACAGAACAAAATAAGTGAATGTATATTactgtaaaatatgtctatatatatctgTATAgttcttattgaaatctctaaaaatacttataaatAGGAACGGCTGAAGTACTTTATGTATGTAAACAATAATCATGTGTTATAAATAGTGTACATAGACATAAAAGAAAAAACATTTAGAAAATTTTCATGTACTTTCACAAAATATCCACTTATTAATTTATAAATATACATATAATTAAATTAGTAAATATGCAAATATTTGTATGAGTCATTTAAAACAGTTCAAATATATTCAAATAAATGCTCGTATAAGAATACAAATATTTCTTAAATTGTAACACATAAGGATATCATTTAAGAAAATGTTTGTATAATAATTAATATTCACAATTTATAAAATAAAATGTTGATGTGAATATTCAATAGTGGTAATACTTAAATTATGTAAAGTAAATTGAATATAGGTCACAAATGAATGGTCATAAATATTTCGTAAATGTTTGTATTCAATATTTTGTATATTTTAAATATTAGCCACGAgtgtaaaaaaatgtttgtgtataATACCGAGCCGGACATATATTTTTTTTACTCACACCTtgtactgacacacgggacccgccTTGTTGGGGCTTTCTCTTGAAAAAATAAATCTGAGGGTATTTTTGCAAATAAAGAGCCCACACGCCCTGCCTCTTCGGTCTGGtcgctgacagcgggccccatgcCATGCTGGATTGCCTAGTCAGCCCCGGAGGCATATTCAACTGTGATTTGCACCGTATTTGCACAAGGAATTCAAGTTGTTGCACCGATTCAATGTACACCGCAAATTTTAGCACTACCATGACTTTTCGAGCCAAGTTTAAGCATCGGTGATGTAATTGACTCTTTTTTTTATTTAAAAAGGGAGGATAACCCTCAGTtagttactactccctctgtctcataatataagaatatTTTTGACACTAGTAGCTAGCAGTGCTCCCAAGCCAAGATGATCAATCAAGCATCGGATCCCAAGTGCTAATAGGCAAACCTTCCACTGTAGCGTAGCCTGTGCTGCACGTAAGTCGTTTGCTCATCGACAGTCGAGGCTTTCATGTATACGTCGTAGACAGATGCAACCTCTAACGATTCTGCAAGGGCATATGATCGGGTATTCGTTGCTTTCTGCATACTTTATGGGACGGATTCCCTCCGGCCCTACGTGCCGGCCGTGTTCAAATTTCAATGTAGGCAGCATCATGTCCGTCACGAAACGCTATAACCATCCAGACGCCGACACCATCACACCATGTTCTCTCATCCCTTCGAAATGAATGGGTCTGCAGTCTTGGTTAAGCTGATATACTACTATGCTAGAAAATGCTAGTGAGAAGAGATTGTCCAATCTAACGAAGAAACGCCATATCTGAACCCTGGATGAGTGCGCAGAAGCCCAAACCGCAATCGATGGCTTCCTTGCCGCGAGCTGCAAGCCTGCAACCGAGAGAAGAACACAAAAATGTAGGCTGGCGAGCCAGCCCAGGTTTTTGCCGCCTGCAGCATCACAGATGCGAATTTCGCGGAGCGCAATGATGCGCGCGATTCCTCTTGTGGGTACAACCGTACGAACCTAGTGGCACTTGCATCACTGGAATCTGCTGCACATTTGATCGATGGTCCATGGCaatatggcatgcatgcatgcaaagaaGGAAGGGTGTGAATGTGAAGGCAGGAGCGAGTGAGCAGGAGTGGGCAAGGATCGTCGGCCCTGGGGGGTAAATCGGGGGCTGCTACAAGGCATCCAAAGTTCATTCATGTcagcttcttctcctcctcgcctcgccCTACCGACATTTCAGGAGCAAATTTTCTTCTCTCCACACTTCCACACTATTTGCATAATTGGATTAGTTGATCAATTCCAAAACTGGTGCCGCGAAGACACGCACAGGCACAGCTACAGACACTCCGCACCGTCCCCATCATCCATCTATCTATCCAATAATAGATGATCTGCTTCTGTTACTCGCCACaataatgtactccctccataaattaatataagagcttttagatcactaaagtagtaatctaaatgattttatattagtttacagagggagtagcagTAAGAAGGAAAGAAGAAAACAGATTGTCATTTCAGTCAGTCGGATGGAACGGAAGAAGGTGCTGCGGTTTTTGGCACCAAGCAGTAATGACTCTGCTGAATCCCGTGCAACTGTAGGAGTGTAGGCTCGTGGCGCCGTGCCGACATCCTCTATCGACACTTCCATACCGGCGTTAAAAAATGCTGCTGCATTGGCTGGCAGTGAAGCCGATCACCGGCTCTCCGAGGCCGATGGAGCAAGCACAAAATCTCGCAAACAgtggccgaactcgctcgtgcagtcgtACAGCCAACGGGGCGGCATCCTCATCTCATCTCATTCTCACCTCATGCTATGGCGCGCCGGTGGCCATTAAAAAGATGCTAAAAGGAGCAGCGCGTACGCTGGGCGGCCGGGCTGGACCATGCCGAACGACCGACAGCCACCGCCATCAATGCCTCCCCGCCAACTGCAACTCAACTCGTGTTCAATCACAACCAGACGATGAACCAGCGCCTCTTATCAGGCAGTGGTAAAGGTCCATGGACGATCAGAAACTATTGATGCCAAAATGTACCAGGAGGTGCATAGTACAGCTTGGCTTTGGAGCTCTGCGGTCACGGTTCATGCAAGTGGAACTGCGATCCTTGGAGCAAAGCTGTCTGATGTGGATTTGGATTCGGGACTTGGTTGGTTGGGTGTGTGCCTCCAGCACGGCATGCGTCTTGATATGGTTCACGTCAGTGAGCAGAGCACGCGGGCAAGAACAAAACAGGTGACAATATTATGCCACGGAAGTGGAAAAGAAGCCAGTGACTTCATCTTTCTTCAGTCCTGGCCAGGCTCCCCTGTTTGCTCTCACTATACCCCCCGTCTACTAATAGTTATCTGCAGTTTTTGCGGTCCTATCCCTTGCTGTTCAATTCCCACCATTATTTGCTACCTAAAACACCTCAAGATCAACACTTACACGGTTATTACAGACAAGAAAGACAAGTTGATGCCTCCAAGAATTAGCTAGGGAAGGAATAAACACTTGGTGTCGTGTCGGTGCCGGTGCTCTGCTGGGCCCTGGGGTGCTCTGCCCAGCTCACGACGACGCCGCCGACATGGTCGAGGCCTTCTTCTTCGTCGCTGTCGCCGGCTTCTTGCTGGTGGTGGACGGCTTGGCGATCTTGATGTCGAGCTTGTAGTACTGCACGAACCAGTCCACGAAGTGGCGCAGGCCGGCGTCGAGGGAGGTGGTGGGGCGGTACCCGAAGTCGTGCGCCGCGTGGCTCACGTTGGCATGGGTGAAGGGCACGTCGCCGTTGCTGGGCATGGCGATGATGCGCTTGTTCGCCTTCTTCCCCAGCAGCTTCTCCAGGATGGCCACCATCCGGGTCACCGGCACCGGGGAGGTGTTGCCCAGGTTGTACACGCGCAGCGGCGCGGGGCCGCTCTTCTTGCCCGACCTGGCGGACCCGGTGCTCCTGCCGGCGGTGTCCAGCGCGCCGACGCAGCCCTTGACCACGTCGTCGATGTAGGTGAAGTCGCGGCGCGCGTCGGCGTAGAGCGTGATGGGCTCGCCGGCGACGATGCTGCGGGCGAAGGAGAAGTAGGCCATGTCGGGGCGGCCCCAGGGCCCGTACACGGTGAAGAAGCGGAGGCCGGTGATGGAGAGGCCGTAGATGTGGTTGTACGCGTGCGCGATGGCCTCGCCAGCCTTCTTGGTGGCCGCGTAGAGCGACGCCGGTCGGTCGGTGCGGTGGTCCTCGGAGAAGGGCGCGTCGGTGTTGAGCCCgtagacggaggaggaggaggcccagaCGACGGCCGGCTGCGGGTCGGCGTGCTTGGCGGCCGCCTCGAACACGCTCACCAGGCCGGCCACGTTGGACGCCACGTACGTCTGCGGCGCCTCCATGGCGTACCGCACCCCGGCCTGCGCCGCCAGGTGGAGCACGTGCGTGAAGGGCACCGCCTCGAAGAGCCGCTCCAGCAGGAGCGCGTCGTTGATGTCGGCGTCGAGCACGACGACGCCGCGGTCGGCGAGGAGCTGCTGGCGCCCGCGCTTGAGCGCCGGGTCGTAGTAGGAGTTGAAGTTGTCGAGGCCGACCACGCCGTCGCCGCGCGCCTTGAGCGCCAGCGAGCAGTGCGCGCCGACGAACCCGCCGGCGCCCGTGACGAGCACCGAGAGCCCCCCGTCCCGGCGCGGCTTGGCGCTGCGGCGTATCTCCTTCTGCCACCGCTCGCCGCCGTACGTGGCCGCCGCGGACGAGGACGCGAGCAGGCTCCGGTGCGAGGCGTGCGACCGCGACGCGCCgggcacggaggaggaggagccgtcGGAGGCGAGGCTGAAGGAGCGGGAGAGGAGGGAGGGGTAGTGGAGCGCGAAGAGGAAGACGAGGGCGAGCGTGGCGAGCACGGTGGCGCGGAAGAGCAGGTGGGAGGAGGCGGAGACGAACTTGCCGCTGGCCACCCGGCGCAGCAGCAGCGCGCCGCCGCTGGCGTACCGCTCCAGcttcacccccttggccgccgcgtccGACGGCATTGTGCTCGCGCTGGCTGGCCGCGTGCGTACGTGCTCGCCGGGTGGCTCGCGGCGTCGGAGTGAGCGAGTGTGTGTTTGAGTTGGCTAGAGGCGGGCGGGCGGGCTAGGTGAGGAGGGAGCACGGGGGAATGAGGTGGATTTAAAGACGGAAGGTGAGGTGGGCCCACGCGGCGGTGGTTCTTTTCTTTCGGTTGGAATGCCACTCTAGCTGAGCTGAGTTGAGGCGAGCCTCACTTCTTTTCCGAACCCGCTCGCTCGGTTACCGATTGGGTAAACACACAAGATATGACTAGGGCAAAAGTTCTGGTACGATCGCAGCAAAGCCCAGCAGTGCCTCTCTTTGTTTCTGTTTgcttatgacatgtgggcccgggaTGTCACGCCACTACACTGGTGGGTTCGTCCTGGCTGCCCAATCCAACTCGGGTGTTTTTTTAGGATAAACTTGGGTTTTGTTAGGTGCCATGCCATATACTAGGGACATGGATCCTCTTagaccaactccaccgcgcgaccctatcatgTGTTTGGGGTAAAAGGAACAAaaaaggcggcccagcgcgcgggagcaaacggacttttgtccgctttgtgtccgctttcgacccatccccggcccaaacttgcgccggttttggggtgaaacggacagcgcgcggacgggcgggatgcgcgcgcttgtcctcccctggcccgcctgtcggtgggagAAACCAAAAACCCCCCGACGGCCATTTGGCGCCATTTCCCCCAANNNNNNNNNNNNNNNNNNNNNNNNNNNNNNNNNNNNNNNNNNNNNNNNNNNNNNNNNNNNNNNNNNNNNNNNNNNNNNNNNNNNNNNNNNNNNNNNNNNNNNNNNNNNNNNNNNNNNNNNNNNNNNNNNNNNNNNNNNNNNNNNNNNNNNNNNNNNNNNNNNNNNNNNNNNNNNNNNNNNNNNNNNNNNNNNNNNNNNNNNNNNNNNNNNNNNNNNNNNNNNNNNNAAGAAGgaggcgccaaggaagccgcggtcggagtacacgccggaggagatcgccaagttggacgcggaatcggcgaagaggagggaacggagagcgGCCGTCAAGATGaatgccgccgcggccaagttcgccgcccagcgcgatgagctggaggccgcgcggcgcaaggccgctgccgacgagaaggaggacctcgtcaacaaagcgcacgccatcctcatgcttggcatgggccgtccGGCGGGGTTCCATGCAGCGGCCGTCGGcccggcgagcacaggctcgtcggtcgcccggcctaCGCACTGCCAGTCGTCGACGTCGCGCGCCGCGCCCATGTCGCCCGGCTTTCCTCCACCCAGGCACGACGGCCAGACCTGTTTCTCGGCGTCGCCGGACGTGGGCTTGTTCGCGCCGTCCACACCACGCCccgcggccgtcatcgacctcaacgtgacgcctgggtccagcagcggcgggcggccttccgtcgagatgcaaagaaagcaggCGCGTGCACCGCTCACGGGCACCATGTCGGCCCCCCGCGTGTTGTTTGACGAAATGCCAACCTCAACGCCGACGGtggacgaccccttctacaaccagtacatggaggacgtgatcttcCAGGGTGGGCATGGTCGTGCCTACGACCCCgatgagacccaaagtcaggatggccgcgcccagtacgtgcccgatgaagaggccgacgaccgtgctgactacgaccatggtgattcatggcatgaagacgatgacatctatgtcgaaggtgaagatgaagatgaagccaatgatgttgaTATTAGTGGCGCTCCATTGTTCAtagacgagctcacccaaagagcggaagcacaaaagaagcGGAAGAGCATTCGCACCggttcatatacacaagatgaggacaagttgatttgccaatgttggatggagattagccaagatccaaggaccggcgcgcaacaaaagggcattgttttttggacgagagtccacaaaacattccataaaaagaagatgtttgagccctaccaaattacaagcaaccgtggcatcggttcgattcaaaaaagatggttgttcatccaacaagagtgcaacaagtattgtgccgcacttgagagcgttgaagcacggcccgtgagtggtctcggcgttggAGACATGGTATGCTCTTCTCTTTCTAGCccttgctacggccatgagactttggccgtgtatatgtttgcatattcacttgttgttgatcatgtggtgtgggcatttcaatctttggaggcattcaagacccggcacaatgacaagccattcactcttacgcattgttggacgatcatcaacaattgccctaagttcaaggatcaataccgtgaacttcaaaggaagagaggcaagaagacggccaagttcgccggaggtggggatggcgaggcgttgaagaggccgaggggcaagaccaactcaaaGGTGGATGACATATGTGACAcctcatccatggccttgcatgagactttgcatggcatgatgtcacataaggatgtgagggacgagaagaagcggcaaagcaaggacgagcaaatgaagcaatacctagacctcCAACGACAGAAGCTTGAGATGGAAGAGACGACCAAGAAGAGAAAGatagacatggaggaggcggcccggcaaaggcagctcgatatGGAAGAGgccgcccggcaaaggcagctcgacatcgaggccgacaacgtcaaggccaggcagaggcagctcgacatcgaggtcaccaatgccgccaccaaagcgaaggaggtggcccttgcgatcatgagcgtggacttgtcgaagatgagcaacaagacgagggcctggttcgaggccaagcagaaggagatgctcgaagCCGAAGGCCTGAATTAGGTCGTCCGATCggcgtggccgttctttttggaggctggcatgggtgccgcccgcccgCTAGGCCGCTGGCAGTGTGCCGGCgaaaaaacattcattttggaggccggctgtgttgccggccgctggctgtgttgccggcgaggacaactattcattttggaggctggctgtgttgccggccgctggctgtgttgccggcgatggtcgtgtaggccgctggctttgttgTCGGCGTGATGAACTCGGGTCGTGAACCGgggcttggcatttgaaacgtcccttttttttaaatagacgcggacaggatggggcaaaaggatgcggccgcgtgctgggcgcacgaccaccgcatcccaggacagggccgaacacgaccccaaatccctacCTAAAGGGACAAaaaccggacaaaacggacgtccgtttgggatcgcgcggtggagttggccttacgtaGCAATCCCTGCCTTACCCTGCCTTTGAGTACAGGTGAGATCCATGCGTCAGTGTCACAATGGCAGGATAGGCCACGTCAGGAGATCCCCGTCCCATATAGTAGTGCCTTTTTCTAGAGCGGAGACCCTCGGCCTTAAAAATGAG
It encodes:
- the LOC119302170 gene encoding UDP-glucuronate 4-epimerase 6-like; its protein translation is MPSDAAAKGVKLERYASGGALLLRRVASGKFVSASSHLLFRATVLATLALVFLFALHYPSLLSRSFSLASDGSSSSVPGASRSHASHRSLLASSSAAATYGGERWQKEIRRSAKPRRDGGLSVLVTGAGGFVGAHCSLALKARGDGVVGLDNFNSYYDPALKRGRQQLLADRGVVVLDADINDALLLERLFEAVPFTHVLHLAAQAGVRYAMEAPQTYVASNVAGLVSVFEAAAKHADPQPAVVWASSSSVYGLNTDAPFSEDHRTDRPASLYAATKKAGEAIAHAYNHIYGLSITGLRFFTVYGPWGRPDMAYFSFARSIVAGEPITLYADARRDFTYIDDVVKGCVGALDTAGRSTGSARSGKKSGPAPLRVYNLGNTSPVPVTRMVAILEKLLGKKANKRIIAMPSNGDVPFTHANVSHAAHDFGYRPTTSLDAGLRHFVDWFVQYYKLDIKIAKPSTTSKKPATATKKKASTMSAASS